The following coding sequences are from one Eucalyptus grandis isolate ANBG69807.140 chromosome 11, ASM1654582v1, whole genome shotgun sequence window:
- the LOC104425057 gene encoding LOW QUALITY PROTEIN: glutathione S-transferase F9 (The sequence of the model RefSeq protein was modified relative to this genomic sequence to represent the inferred CDS: inserted 1 base in 1 codon; deleted 1 base in 1 codon): MVVKVYGPDYASPKRALVCLLEKGVEFETVGVDLLKGEHKAPEYLKLQPFGSLPVVQDGDYTLFESRAIIRYYAEKYKDQGTELLGKTIEERGLVEQWLEVEAHNFHPPIYDLVLKIVFGPFIGLTPDPKQLKESEDKLCQVLDIYEERLSKSKYLAGDFFSLADLSHLPFTQYXGGKDREGVSDKGPKACERLVGDISSRPSWKKVLELWPGLY; encoded by the exons ATGGTGGTGAAGGTGTACGGACCTGACTACGCGTCGCCGAAGCGGGCACTGGTGTGCCTGCTCGAGAAGGGCGTCGAGTTCGAGACCGTCGGCGTCGACCTCCTCAAAGGCGAGCACAAAGCCCCCGAGTACCTCAAGCTCCAG CCCTTCGGATCGCTTCCTGTGGTTCAAGATGGCGACTACACTCTGTTCG AATCGCGGGCCATCATAAGGTATTATGCCGAGAAATACAAGGACCAAGGGACTGAACTGCTGGGGAAGACAATCGAGGAGAGGGGGCTCGTTGAGCAGTGGCTCGAAGTCGAGGCCCACAACTTCCATCCGCCAATCTACGACCTTGTcctcaaaattgtttttggcCCTTTTATTGGGCTTACCCCGGATCCGAAGCAGCTCAAAGAGAGCGAGGACAAGCTCTGTCAGGTTCTGGATATCTACGAGGAGAGGCTGTCAAAGAGCAAGTACCTGGCAGGGGATTTCTTCAGCCTTGCCGACCTGAGCCACCTTCCGTTCACCCAGT TTGGTGGGAAAGATAGGGAAGGAGTATCTGATAAGGGACCGAAAGCATGTGAGCGGTTGGTGGGA GATATCTCGAGCAGGCCTTCTTGGAAGAAGGTCCTTGAGCTCTGGCCCGGTCTGTATTAG
- the LOC104425061 gene encoding glutathione S-transferase F9, which translates to MVVKVYGPDYASPKRVLVCLIEKDVEFETVIVDLFKGEHKAPEYLKLQPFGSVPVVQDGDYALFDSRAIIRYYAEKYKHQGTELLGKTIEERGLVEQWLEVEAHNFHPPIYDLVHNLVYGPLIGLTPDPKQLKESEDKLCRVLDIYEERLSKSKYLAGDFFSLADLSHLPFTQYLMGKMRKEYLIRDRKHVSGWWDDISSRPSWKKVLELWPGQY; encoded by the exons ATGGTGGTGAAGGTGTACGGCCCTGACTACGCGTCGCCGAAGCGGGTGCTCGTGTGCCTGATCGAGAAGGATGTCGAGTTCGAGACCGTCATCGTTGACCTCTTCAAAGGCGAGCACAAAGCCCCGGAGTACCTCAAGCTCCAG CCCTTCGGATCGGTTCCTGTGGTTCAAGATGGCGACTACGCTCTGTTCG ATTCGCGGGCCATCATAAGGTATTATGCCGAGAAATACAAGCACCAAGGGACTGAACTGCTGGGGAAGACAATCGAGGAGAGGGGGCTCGTTGAGCAGTGGCTCGAAGTCGAGGCCCACAACTTCCATCCGCCAATCTACGACCTTGTCCACAATCTTGTTTACGGCCCGCTTATTGGGCTTACCCCGGATCCGAAGCAGCTCAAAGAGAGCGAGGACAAGCTCTGTCGGGTTCTGGATATCTACGAGGAGAGGCTGTCAAAGAGCAAGTACCTAGCAGGGGATTTCTTCAGCCTTGCGGACCTGAGCCACCTTCCGTTCACCCAGTACTTGATGGGCAAGATGCGGAAGGAGTACCTGATAAGGGACCGGAAGCATGTGAGCGGTTGGTGGGATGATATCTCGAGCAGGCCTTCTTGGAAGAAGGTCCTTGAGCTCTGGCCCGGTCAGTATTAG
- the LOC104425060 gene encoding LOW QUALITY PROTEIN: glutathione S-transferase F9 (The sequence of the model RefSeq protein was modified relative to this genomic sequence to represent the inferred CDS: inserted 1 base in 1 codon; deleted 1 base in 1 codon), with translation MVVKVYGPDYASPKRALVCLIEKGVEFETVGVDLFKGEHKAPEYLKLQPFGSLPVVQDGDYTLFDAEGESILKDIWKSTGPSTREKKREKMVVKVYGPDYANPKRVLVCLIEKGVEFETVPIDIFKDENRSPEFLKLQPFGSVPVIQDGDYTLFESRAIARYYAQKYKHQGTDLLGKTIEETGLVEQWLEVEAQCYSPPITDLIYKIVFDPIRGLTPDPKLIKESEDKLCKVLDIYEERLSKSKYLAGDLFSLADLSHLSLTQYLXGKNGEGVPDKGPEACECVVGDISSRPSWKKVVELWPGLY, from the exons ATGGTGGTGAAGGTGTACGGGCCTGACTATGCGTCGCCGAAGCGGGCGCTGGTGTGCCTGATCGAGAAGGGCGTCGAGTTCGAGACCGTCGGCGTCGACCTCTTCAAAGGCGAGCACAAAGCCCCCGAGTACCTCAAGCTCCAG CCCTTCGGATCGCTTCCTGTGGTTCAAGATGGCGACTACACTCTGTTCG ACGCAGAAGGAGAGTCGATCCTGAAAGATATTTGGAAATCAACTGGTCCGTCgacaagagagaagaagagagaaaaaatggtGGTGAAGGTGTACGGGCCTGATTATGCAAATCCGAAGCGAGTGCTGGTGTGCCTGATCGAGAAGGGCGTCGAGTTCGAGACCGTTCCCATCGATATCTTCAAGGACGAGAACAGATCCCCTGAATTCCTCAAGCTCCAG CCCTTCGGATCGGTTCCTGTGATTCAAGATGGAGACTATACTTTGTTTG AATCGCGGGCCATCGCAAGGTATTATGCCCAGAAATACAAGCACCAAGGGACCGACCTGCTGGGAAAGACGATAGAGGAGACGGGGCTCGTCGAGCAGTGGCTCGAAGTCGAGGCCCAGTGCTACAGCCCGCCCATCACTGACCTCATCTACAAAATTGTTTTTGACCCGATTAGGGGACTTACCCCGGATCCGAAGCTGATCAAAGAGAGCGAGGACAAGCTCTGTAAGGTGCTAGACATCTACGAGGAGAGGCTGTCGAAGAGCAAGTACCTGGCGGGGGATTTGTTCAGCCTCGCCGACCTGAGCCACCTCTCGTTAACGCAGTACC ATGGGAAAAATGGGGAAGGAGTACCTGATAAGGGACCGGAAGCATGTGAGTGCGTGGTGGGA GACATCTCGAGCAGGCCTTCTTGGAAGAAGGTCGTCGAGCTCTGGCCCGGTCTGTATTAG